One genomic window of Nicotiana sylvestris chromosome 10, ASM39365v2, whole genome shotgun sequence includes the following:
- the LOC104224284 gene encoding nuclear poly(A) polymerase 1 yields the protein MSSTAYGVSEPISTGGPTELDVVRNCELEKFLADAGLYESHEEAIKREEVLGRLDQIVKTWVKNVCRAKGFNDDVVQEANAKIFTFGSYRLGVHGPGADIDTLCVGPRHATREDFFGELHRMLEEMPEIQELHPVPDAHVPVMKFKFNGVSIDLLYANVALWVIPEDLDVSQESILQNVDEQTVRSLNGCRVTDQVLHLVPNIQSFRTTLRCMRLWAKKRGVYSNVTGFLGGINWALLVARICQLYPNAVPSMLVSRFFRVYSLWRWPNPVLLCPINEGSLGLAYWDPRRNFKDRQHLMPIITPAYPCMNSSYNVSTSTLRVMTEEFQRGNELCEAIEANKASWESLCEPFAFFEAYRNYLRIDIAAESEDDMRKWKGWVESRIRLLTLKIERDTAGVLQCHPHPGEFSDKSKPFHHSYFMGLRRKQGTNPQQGEQFDIRLTVEDFKRDVYAYSFWTSSMWIHVCHVRRKDLPNFVFPGGVRPAQPARSESRSVSKSLGSAKATSVDAAFSRKRKHDEVNTGFTSKESCLAMSSSDASSPGETRELKRFEADIGDTLNSGGLVDNQIDVSVKSTLPVPSSGAAVTETIAVKQSAEPTVGHQSGSHGFEAPGDELEVTNGVKHFDGANELQMEPPTAEEMVEATTSEEKDRIGGSSHKVLQSEGLEELEPLELAAPSSSIASDAFVVPQKPLIRFNFTSLRKTTEST from the exons ATGAGTAGCACTGCATATGGAGTATCTGAACCAATTTCAACTGGTGGACCCACTGAATTGGATGTTGTTAGAAACTGCGAATTGGAAAAG TTTCTCGCAGATGCAGGTTTATATGAAAGTCATGAAGAAGCCATTAAGAGGGAAGAAGTGCTAGGGAGATTAGACCAG ATTGTGAAGACGTGGGTGAAAAATGTCTGTCGTGCTAAAGGCTTCAATGATGACGTGGTGCAAGAGGCAAATGCAAAAATCTTCACATTTGGGTCATATCGGCTGGGA GTACATGGCCCCGGTGCTGATATAGACACTCTATGTGTAGGACCTAGACATGCGACTCGTGAA GACTTCTTTGGTGAACTTCATAGAATGCTTGAAGAGATGCCTGAAATACAAGAACTTCATCCTGTACCTGATGCTCATGTTCCTGTTATGAAGTTCAAGTTCAATGGGGTTTCTATAGACCTTCTTTATGCAAATGTAGCACTCTGGGTTATTCCTGAG GATTTGGATGTTTCGCAGGAGTCCATACTACAGAATGTGGATGAGCAGACTGTTCGTAGTCTTAATGGATGCAGAGTAACGGATCAAGTTTTGCATTTAGTACCCAATATCCAG AGTTTCCGCACCACACTGAGATGCATGAGACTGTGGGCAAAAAAGCGTGGAGTTTACTCAAAT GTTACTGGATTTCTTGGCGGTATTAATTGGGCATTGCTTGTTGCTCGGATTTGCCAACTTTATCCAAATGCAGTTCCTAGCATGTTGGTCTCTCGGTTTTTTAGAGTCTACAGTTTGTGGCGCTGGCCAAACCCAGTTTTGCTGTGTCCAATAAATGAAGGATCTCTTGGGCTTGCTTATTGGGATCCTCGGAGAAATTTCAAAGATAGGCAGCATCTAATGCCGATAATAACTCCAGCATACCCCTGCATGAATTCTAGCTACAATGTGTCAACGAGTACCTTGCGTGTTATGACAGAAGAATTTCAGAGAGGGAATGAACTTTGTGAG GCAATAGAAGCTAACAAAGCTAGCTGGGAAAGTCTTTGTGAGCCTTTCGCTTTTTTTGAAGCCTATAGAAACTATTTGCGGATAGACATAGCTGCAGAAAGTGAGGATGACATGAGGAAATGGAAAGGATGGGTTGAATCCAGGATACGCCTGCTCACTCTAAAG ATTGAGAGAGACACTGCTGGTGTACTTCAATGCCATCCACATCCGGGTGAATTTTCAGATAAATCTAAGCCGTTTCACCATTCTTATTTTATGGGATTACGTAGAAAACAAGGTACAAATCCTCAACAAGGTGAACAATTTGATATAAGGTTGACAGTTGAGGATTTTAAGCGAGATGTATATGCATATTCTTTTTGGACATCTAGCATGTGGATTCATGTGTGTCATGTCAGACGAAAAGACCTTCCTAACTTTGTCTTCCCTGGAGGAGTGCGTCCTGCTCAGCCTGCAAGAAGTGAAAGTCGTTCAGTTTCAAAATCACTTGGTTCTGCTAAGGCAACATCTGTAGATGCTGCTTTTAGCAGAAAGAGAAAGCACGATGAAGTTAATACAGGTTTTACCTCAAAAGAGTCTTGCCTGGCCATGAGTAGCAGTGATGCCAGCTCACCAGGTGAGACTAGAGAGTTGAAGCGATTTGAAGCTGATATTGGTGATACCTTGAATAGTGGTGGGCTTGTTGATAACCAAATTGATGTTTCTGTCAAAAGCACATTGCCTGTGCCTTCATCAGGTGCAGCTGTAACAGAGACAATAGCAGTCAAGCAATCCGCAGAACCGACTGTGGGCCATCAAAGTGGATCTCATGGTTTTGAAGCTCCTGGGGATGAACTGGAAGTGACAAATGGAGTCAAGCATTTTGATGGGGCTAATGAACTGCAGATGGAGCCCCCAACAGCAGAGGAAATGGTTGAGGCAACAACATCAGAGGAAAAGGACAGAATTGGCGGTTCTAGCCATAAGGTCCTACAAAGCGAGGGCTTGGAAGAACTTGAG CCGCTTGAGCTAGCTGCACCATCCTCCAGCATTGCATCTGATGCATTTGTGGTTCCTCAGAAGCCTCTCATTAG GTTTAATTTTACTTCTTTGCGGAAAACAACTGAGAGCACATGA
- the LOC104224287 gene encoding DNA replication complex GINS protein PSF3-like, with the protein MANYYDIDDILAEEELVPAVFLQTANEVGIFDCADETNKVEAGTQVEMPFWLAQELYVRQAVSIKVPPYFDTKAKTRNEIGADAAHVDLRSLCPYFYNFGCKIARLIGEKTIGPLLLVAFRTRYREVLIKAHTAASIVVPKNLTLLTKEETKLYEAGQSSTAAFKKWRMGGPRLQKASVLGRKRKPVE; encoded by the exons ATGGCAAATTATTATGACATTGATGATATATTAGCTGAAGAAGAG CTTGTTCCAGCTGTGTTCTTGCAAACAGCTAATGAAGTTGGGATTTTTGATTGTGCTGATGAAACTAACAAG GTGGAAGCTGGCACACAAGTAGAAATGCCCTTTTGGCTTGCCCAGGAGCTATACGTGAGACAGGCCGTGTCGATTAAAGTTCCTCCATACTTTGATACCAA AGCCAAAACGAGGAATGAGATAGGAGCTGACGCAGCACATGTGGATCTGAGAAGTTTATGCCCCTACTTTTATAATTTTGGATGCAAGATAGCACGCCT GATTGGTGAGAAGACCATTGGACCTCTACTTCTAGTTGCATTTCGAACAAGATACAGAGAAGTCCTCATCAAGGCTCATACTGCAGCGTCAATTGTGGTTCCCAAGAACTTGACTCTTCTGACAAAAGAAGAGACTAAAT TGTATGAAGCTGGTCAGTCATCAACAGCAGCATTTAAGAAGTGGCGAATGGGAGGTCCTAGATTGCAGAAAGCTTCTGTACTTGGAAGAAAGAGGAAGCCAGTTGAATGA
- the LOC104224288 gene encoding 2-oxoglutarate and iron-dependent oxygenase domain-containing protein CP2-like yields the protein MSQDGSAAATMDRKKDSQSTTNPTRNGNGNGNGGTATNGAVYPSLNSLRLRLNPSIDHKSDNYEDLQLDFSPLLFSSLERYLPPTLLNSSRDHKVHYMREILLKYCPEGERTRVQKHREYRQKIISNYQPLHRELYTMHAANFFVPSFLKAISENTEESYRNIMSEPSPGVLTFEMLQPRFCEMMLAEVENFERWVRETKFRIMRPNTMNKFGAVLDDFGLETMLDKLMEDFIRPISRVFFTEVGGSTLDSHHGFVVEYGMDRDVDLGFHVDDSEVTLNVCLGKQFSGGELFFRGVRCEKHVNTETQPEEIFDYSHVTGRAVLHRGRHRHGARATTSGQRINLLLWCRSSVFRELRKYQKDFSGWCAECQREKKERQRLSIAATKLELLKREGEAAT from the exons ATGTCTCAAGATGGCtcagcagcagcaacaatggATCGGAAGAAGGATTCTCAATCAACAACAAACCCTACCCGAAATGGTAACGGTAACGGTAACGGCGGAACAGCAACAAACGGCGCCGTTTACCCGTCACTCAATTCTCTGAGGTTGCGTTTAAACCCTAGTATTGATCACAAGTCGGATAATTATGAAGATCTTCAATTGGATTTTAGTCCATTGTTATTTAGCTCGCTCGAACGGTACCTTCCGCCTACTCTCCTCAATTCGTCACGTGACCATAAAGTTCATTACATGCGGGAAATTCTCCTTAAGTATTGTCCTGAAGGTGAACGTACACGT GTGCAGAAGCATAGGGAATACCGACAGAAGATTATATCAAACTATCAG CCTCTACACAGGGAGTTATATACCATGCATGCTGCGAATTTTTTTGTGCCATCATTTCTTAAGGCAATTAGCGAGAACACAGAGGAAAGTTACAGAAACATAATGTCGGAACCCTCTCCTGGAGTTTTAACATTTGAAATGCTTCAACCACGATTTTGTGAGATGATGTTGGCTGAG GTAGAAAACTTTGAAAGGTGGGTCCGCGAGACAAAGTTCAGAATAATGCGTCCCAATACAATGAACAAATTTGGTGCCGTTCTTGATGACTTTGGCCTCGAAACTATGCTTGACAAGTTGATGGAAGATTTCATTCGTCCCATTTCAAGAG TTTTCTTTACTGAAGTTGGTGGATCCACACTTGATAGCCATCACGGTTTTGTTGTCGAGTATGGGATGGATAGAGATGTTGACTTGG GTTTTCATGTTGATGACTCAGAAGTAACTTTAAATGTGTGCTTGGGTAAGCAATTCTCTGGTGGAGAGCTGTTCTTCCGTGGAGTGCGGTGTGAGAAGCATGTAAATACTGAAACACAACCTGAG GAGATCTTTGATTACTCCCATGTCACGGGGCGTGCAGTGCTTCATCGTGGTCGCCATCGGCATGGTGCTAGAGCAACAACATCGGGGCAGAGGATCAACTTGTTGTTGTGGTGCAGAAG TTCTGTCTTTAGAGAGCTAAGGAAGTACCAGAAAGACTTTTCCGGCTGGTGTGCAGAGTGCCAGCGCGAGAAGAAGGAAAGGCAACGACTGTCCATTGCTGCTACTAAATTG GAGCTGCTGAAAAGAGAAGGGGAAGCTGCTACATAG